The following DNA comes from Deltaproteobacteria bacterium.
CCGCCAACGTCTCGGGACGCTCGAGCGGGAGCCGCGTCGGCTCCGCGAGGAACCCCACGGCGACCGTGCGCGCTCGCGCCTCGCGCCCCCGCGCGACGGTCTGGTCGCCGGCGCGCCGGTAGGCGTCGGCGAGATTCGTCTGCGTGCTCGCGCCGACACCGACGATCGCGAGCGGCTTCGCGCTCCGTCCGACCGTCCGGAGCAACGCCGACGTCCCCTCCGCGCCCGTGAAGCGCTGGCGCTCGAGCATCCGCACCACGGCCGGACCGGCCGCCTTGGCGGAGCGCAGACGGGCGAGCGTGTCGCTCGCGACGACGAGCACGACGAGGTCCGCGTCGACGCGCTCGGGTGCCGCCTCGCCGAGTCGGATCTTCACGAGGGCCCCCCCGCGTCGGTGGCATGCGCCCGCAGATACGAGAGCAGCACCGCTTCCTCGTCCTCGGTGAGCGGCTCCGCCCCCCGGCGACGCATCGTCTCCCGCATCTTCCGCACCTGGATCTCCCACATCGCGGCCGTCAGCGACCTCGGCTCGTGCAACGGATGACACGTCCCGCAGCGGGCCTGGTAGAGCCGCGCGCCCGGCGAGTCGGCGTCGGGGAGCGCGCGCACGCAGCCGGCCGCCACCGCCATCGAGCCGAGCACCACCAACCGACGCGCCCTCCGCATCGCGGACCGGCTATCCGGATCGGTGTGCGTTGACAAGCTTGCGCCGCCCGCGGGAGTCAGATCGCGGCGCGACAGTAGGCTGCCTGCCCCGGGGCCTCGCTGACGCCGACCTCGATCTCGGTGAGCCCCCGCATCGCGTGCGGGTCGAGTCCCTCGCGCAGACGCGCGAGCACGTACGCGGCGAGCTCCTCCGCCGACGCGTGGACGATCGGGAGCAGCGCGCAGTCGGTCGCCGGGAAGAGGAATCGCGCCCCGTCCTCGTAGGTCAGCGCGACGCTCGGCCCCTCGTGCGCCACGGTCAGGCAGTCGCTGCGTACCGGCACCAGCACGCGCTCGTCGAGCTCCTCGCACACGGCCCGGGTCACGCGCTTCACGATGCCGAAGTCGAGTACGTAGCCGTCCGCGCCGACGGTGCCGGAGATCGCGACCGATACCTGGTAGTTGTGCCCGTGGAGCGGCTCGCGAAAGCCCTTGTACGCGATGAAATGCGCGGCGGAGAACTTGAGATAGTCCTTCTGCACGACGACGCGATAGCCTGCCCTCACGCGGTCTCCTTTCGTTCGGCGAGCGCCGCGAGCGCGGCGTGGATCGCGGCGCCGTCGCTCCAGTCGGCGAATACGGCCGCCGGCCGGAGCGCCGCGAGCTCCGCGAGCGGCGTGCGTCCGGTCGCGACCAGCACCGCCGGCATCCCGTTCGCCGCGGCCGCGGCGTGGTCGAGCGGCGTGTCGCCGAGGATGACGCAGTCCGCGCGCCGCACCGCCCGCCCGCTGTGCGCGCGGAAGCGCTCGCGCGCCACGTCGGGCAGGGCGGCGCGCAGCGCGTGGTCGCTCCCGAAGGCGCCGACCGCGAAGAAGTCGGCGAGCCCGGCCGCGCGCAGCTTCAGCTCCGCCGCGCCGGCGAGGTTGCCGGTGAGGACCGCGCTCGCGAAGCGCGGGTCGGCGGCGACCGCTTCGAGCAGCGTGCGCGCGCCCGCCACGGGCTCGACCGTCGTCGCGCCGTCCGCGATCGCCTCGGCGAGCCGCGCGCCGAGCGCGCGCTCCATCGCCGCGAGCGCGGCCGCGTCGACCTCGGGCGCGGTCCCCGTCATCGCGAGCAGCTCGGCGACGATCGCCGGGTCCGTCTTGCCGTCGGGGCGCATCGCGCCGATCGACACGTCGACACCGAAGACGTCGCGCATCGCCAGGTCGAACGGGATCCGTCCGGGCGTGTGACGCGCGTCCAGGATGGTTCCGTCGAGATCGAAGAGCAGGAGCTTCACGACACCGCCTTGCGGACGTGCACCGTGAAAGGCTAGTGCACCGCCATCGAGATGGCGATGCACTAGCAGAGGCCGTCCGCGTCACCAACGTCAGGAGAGCATTCGTGGATCTCGCGCACACGCTGTACGAGCCGGAGGGCGACGGCCCGCACCCGACGATCGTCGCCCTCCACGGATGGGGCGCCGGCGCTTTCGACCTGATGGGGCTCGCGCCGTACCTCGGCGGCGGCCGCTTCCAGGTGATCTGTCCGCAGGGGCCCCTCGAGGTGCCGCTCGGCACGACGGGGGCCGTCGGCTTCGGATGGTTCCCGCTGAGCGCGGTGCAGCCCGCGATCGAGGGCCCGATCGAGGACGCGACCGCGCGCCTCGAACGATTCCTCGAGACCGCGCTCGCGCGCTACGCGGTCGACCGGCGCAAGCTCGTGCTCCTCGGTTTCAGCCAGGGCGGCGTGCTCGCGTACCGTCTGGCGCTCGCGGCGCCGCGGCGCTTCGCGGGACTCGCGGCGTTGAGCTCGTGGCTCCCGCCGCAGATGGTCGCGACCCTGCCCGACGTCGACGGCCGCGACGAGCTCCCGACCCTCGTCCAACACGGCACCGCCGACGAGATCATCGCCGTCGCACGCGCCCAGCAGTCGCTCGAGGCGCTGCGCGCGCTGCGCGTACCGGCCGTCTACCGCGAGTACGACGGCATGGGGCACGAGATCAGCGCCGAGAGCCTCGCCGACCTGTCGCAGTGGCTCGAGGACAAGGTGCGCTCGCCGATCATCCTGGCGTGAGCCCCGCGTGACGACGCGCCGCGAGCTCGCGGGCCCCTCGCATCTGCACGGCTCCGAGATCATCCGCCGGCGGCTCGTCGAGTGGTACGTCGCGCAAGGACGCGAGCCGCCGGCCGCGCTCGCGAAGGTCGCCGACCTGGCCTTCGCCCTCCTCCGCCAGGGCGCGGTGAGCGTATGGCGCCACGCCGACGGCAGCCTGCGCTGCCGCCTCGTGAGCGCCGGCAGCCGCGACCCGAACGAAGAGCGTCTCGCGACGTTCCGTCCGCCGCGCGCAGCAGGTTGCTGAAAAAGGGCCATCTGCGTCGTTGCTCGGTCGCTCGCTTGTGCGGCGTAGCTTCCGCTACGCCTCCGCGCTCACTTCCTCGCGCCTAGCAGCTGACCCTTTTTGAGCAACCTGCTGGGGCTACCACGTGCGCTCGGTGGGGCTTCGCTTCGCTCGCCCTTCATCTCACAAAGGATCTCGCCTTCGTCGAAACGTGATCGGTGGGGCTTCGCTTCGCTCGCCCTTCATCTCACAAAGGATCTCGCCTTCGTCGAAACGTGAGATGGATGAGCGGCGCGGAGCGAAGCGGCGCTCACACCACCGCACGTGGTACCCCCCGCAGGTTGCTCAAAAAGGGGCAGCTGCTCGGCGACGACGCAGATGGCCCTTTTTCAGCAACCTGCGTCAGCGGCTCGCGAGAGCGAAGATGGGATACGGGTCGGTGCTGCGGACCGTCACCGGCCGGCCGGGATGGCGGAGGATCACGCGCGCTTCCGCGAGGGTGATCGGACGCCCGAAGAGGCAGTGGCGCTGGCGGCCCTCGCCCTGGGTGTTCGCCCACGCCATGAGCTCCTCGGGCGACGGACGGTGGCCGAGGGCGACCGCGCATTGGCGGACGACGAAGCCAAGCATGATCTTCGGCGGCGCGGTCTTCGCGGTCGGCATGGTCGATGGTTATCCATCGTCCCCACGCACCGGAGCAAGCGGGCACGTCGCCTCCGTGTCCAGGACGAGCGCGACCGGGACGCCGCGCCGCCGCGACAC
Coding sequences within:
- a CDS encoding alpha/beta fold hydrolase, giving the protein MDLAHTLYEPEGDGPHPTIVALHGWGAGAFDLMGLAPYLGGGRFQVICPQGPLEVPLGTTGAVGFGWFPLSAVQPAIEGPIEDATARLERFLETALARYAVDRRKLVLLGFSQGGVLAYRLALAAPRRFAGLAALSSWLPPQMVATLPDVDGRDELPTLVQHGTADEIIAVARAQQSLEALRALRVPAVYREYDGMGHEISAESLADLSQWLEDKVRSPIILA
- a CDS encoding 6-carboxytetrahydropterin synthase, which encodes MRAGYRVVVQKDYLKFSAAHFIAYKGFREPLHGHNYQVSVAISGTVGADGYVLDFGIVKRVTRAVCEELDERVLVPVRSDCLTVAHEGPSVALTYEDGARFLFPATDCALLPIVHASAEELAAYVLARLREGLDPHAMRGLTEIEVGVSEAPGQAAYCRAAI
- a CDS encoding haloacid dehalogenase-like hydrolase → MKLLLFDLDGTILDARHTPGRIPFDLAMRDVFGVDVSIGAMRPDGKTDPAIVAELLAMTGTAPEVDAAALAAMERALGARLAEAIADGATTVEPVAGARTLLEAVAADPRFASAVLTGNLAGAAELKLRAAGLADFFAVGAFGSDHALRAALPDVARERFRAHSGRAVRRADCVILGDTPLDHAAAAANGMPAVLVATGRTPLAELAALRPAAVFADWSDGAAIHAALAALAERKETA